A region of Rhodanobacteraceae bacterium DNA encodes the following proteins:
- a CDS encoding ATP-dependent DNA helicase Rep, with product MLNPQQRAAVEYVDGPLLVLAGAGSGKTRVIVEKIAHLVARGAAPPAKIAAITFTNKAAREMRERVAKRVKGEAAEALSVCTFHALGLKFLQIEHARAGLRRGFSVLDADDSAGIVKELAGAAVKPEQLFQLRSLLSRMKSDGLTPEQALDAARAPRELEAAKTYAAYQKRLAAFNAVDFDDLIRLPVEILQRDEEVRLAWRERIRYLLVDECQDTNAAQYAFLKLLAGERGAFTCVGDDDQSIYAWRGADPGNLDQLARDYPKLRVVKLEQNYRCAQRILRAANALIANNPHAHPKKLWSAHGEGTPIRVLECRDAEHEAERVASQLLHLRGKHALAWSDCALLYRGNHQARALEKALQLARIPYHLTGALSFLDRAEVKDVLAYLRLVANPDDDAAFLRIVNVPRREIGATTLEKLGELAQSKHLSLLTAAHSHAVLQQLAARPAAALAGFVELIDGLQAHARHAGAVDLTEELLRRTRYVEHLAHGVRDEALRERRLGNVRELIGWFRAMDDGRSRANDLAAQLALLSRADKDDGGDAVRLMTLHSAKGLEFRCVHIVGCEDGTLPHEGAIDEGRLDEERRLFYVGLTRAKELLHLSYSVQGRRFGQTFKQKPSRFLDELPASDLHRDGADPEADAQARREAAATHLAKIAAMLG from the coding sequence ATGTTGAATCCGCAACAACGCGCCGCCGTCGAATACGTCGACGGCCCCCTGCTGGTGCTGGCCGGCGCCGGCTCGGGCAAGACCCGCGTGATCGTCGAGAAGATCGCGCACCTCGTCGCGCGCGGCGCCGCCCCGCCGGCGAAGATCGCCGCGATCACCTTCACCAACAAGGCCGCGCGCGAGATGCGCGAACGCGTGGCGAAGCGGGTGAAGGGCGAAGCTGCCGAAGCGCTTTCGGTGTGCACCTTCCACGCGCTGGGCCTGAAGTTCCTGCAGATCGAGCATGCGCGCGCCGGCCTGCGGCGCGGCTTTTCGGTGCTGGACGCCGACGACAGCGCGGGCATCGTCAAGGAACTCGCGGGCGCGGCGGTGAAGCCCGAGCAGTTGTTCCAGTTGCGCTCGCTGCTGTCGCGGATGAAAAGCGACGGCCTCACGCCGGAGCAGGCGCTGGACGCCGCGCGCGCACCGCGCGAACTGGAAGCCGCGAAGACCTACGCCGCGTACCAGAAGCGGCTGGCCGCATTCAACGCGGTCGATTTCGATGACCTGATCCGGCTGCCGGTGGAAATCCTGCAACGTGATGAAGAAGTCCGGCTGGCGTGGCGCGAACGCATCCGCTACCTGCTGGTGGACGAGTGCCAGGACACCAACGCCGCGCAATACGCCTTCCTGAAACTGCTGGCCGGCGAGCGCGGCGCGTTCACCTGCGTGGGCGACGACGACCAGTCGATCTACGCGTGGCGCGGCGCCGATCCCGGCAACCTCGACCAGTTGGCGCGCGACTATCCGAAACTGCGCGTGGTCAAGCTGGAACAGAATTACCGTTGCGCGCAGCGCATCCTGCGTGCGGCCAACGCGCTGATCGCCAACAATCCGCACGCGCACCCCAAGAAACTGTGGAGCGCGCACGGCGAAGGCACGCCGATCCGCGTGCTGGAATGCCGCGATGCCGAGCACGAAGCCGAACGCGTCGCGTCGCAACTGCTGCACCTGCGCGGCAAGCACGCGTTGGCGTGGTCGGACTGCGCGCTGCTGTATCGCGGCAACCACCAGGCGCGCGCGCTGGAAAAGGCGCTGCAGTTGGCGCGCATTCCGTATCACCTGACCGGCGCACTGAGCTTCCTCGATCGCGCCGAGGTCAAGGACGTGCTGGCGTATTTGCGGCTTGTCGCGAACCCCGACGACGACGCGGCGTTCCTCCGCATCGTCAACGTGCCGCGCCGCGAGATCGGCGCGACCACGCTGGAGAAGCTCGGCGAACTCGCGCAGTCGAAGCACCTGTCGCTGCTGACCGCCGCGCACAGCCACGCGGTGCTGCAGCAACTCGCGGCGCGGCCGGCTGCGGCGCTGGCGGGCTTCGTCGAGCTGATCGACGGACTGCAGGCGCACGCCCGGCACGCCGGCGCCGTCGATCTGACCGAGGAACTGCTGCGCCGCACGCGCTATGTCGAACATCTTGCGCACGGCGTGCGCGACGAAGCCCTGCGCGAGCGCCGCCTCGGCAACGTGCGCGAACTGATCGGCTGGTTCCGCGCGATGGACGACGGCCGCTCGCGCGCCAACGATCTCGCCGCGCAGCTCGCACTGCTGTCGCGCGCCGACAAGGACGACGGCGGCGACGCGGTACGCCTGATGACCCTGCACTCGGCGAAAGGGCTGGAGTTCCGCTGCGTGCACATCGTCGGCTGCGAGGACGGCACGCTGCCGCACGAGGGCGCAATCGACGAAGGCCGACTCGACGAGGAACGCCGCCTGTTCTACGTCGGGCTCACCCGCGCGAAAGAGCTGCTGCATCTGAGTTACAGCGTGCAGGGGCGGCGCTTCGGGCAAACGTTCAAGCAAAAACCCAGCCGCTTCCTCGACGAACTGCCGGCGAGTGACCTGCACCGCGACGGTGCCGATCCCGAAGCCGATGCTCAAGCACGGCGCGAAGCCGCGGCCACGCATCTGGCGAAGATCGCGGCGATGCTGGGTTGA